One Borrelia puertoricensis DNA window includes the following coding sequences:
- a CDS encoding complement regulator-acquiring protein — translation MRTNLFIFTLLIIGLVSCDLNSKLLGSKKGNKDVPKKVVDGVQGDESYKQANVDDLAKVVNDIQGDEPAKEDKDVADKAELISELKKDTESLITVVKKDKAEVEDGNQYEMKDEVFKAVTDAVNNKTLDSVENKEARRLFYSSLGYDKGKIKEFAKILKKIESDAANKGTWIKDIISAGREHLQSNFEKVIDKLEKSKEKLAKLSLVDLKEVKTKFDEIKSQREAFIKAVDSLIASYKAKTDNIDSDSEKLIKHVEKKYKDLITVKIPGVKSVYDKIVGVLDTIK, via the coding sequence ATGAGAACAAACCTATTTATATTTACATTGTTAATTATAGGATTAGTATCTTGTGATCTAAATTCTAAATTATTGGGTAGTAAAAAAGGAAACAAAGATGTTCCAAAAAAGGTTGTAGATGGTGTTCAAGGAGATGAGTCATACAAACAAGCTAATGTCGATGATTTAGCAAAGGTTGTAAATGATATTCAAGGAGATGAACCAGCAAAGGAAGATAAGGATGTTGCTGATAAGGCAGAGTTAATATCTGAGCTTAAAAAGGATACCGAAAGTCTTATTACAGTAGTAAAGAAAGATAAGGCTGAAGTTGAGGATGGAAATCAATATGAAATGAAGGATGAAGTATTTAAAGCAGTGACAGATGCTGTTAATAATAAGACACTAGATAGTGTTGAGAATAAGGAAGCAAGAAGATTATTTTATTCCTCTTTGGGATACGATAAAGGAAAAATAAAAGAATTTGCAAAGATTCTTAAAAAGATAGAATCAGATGCTGCAAACAAGGGTACATGGATTAAGGATATAATAAGTGCAGGTAGAGAACATCTTCAATCTAATTTTGAGAAAGTAATTGATAAGTTAGAAAAGAGTAAAGAGAAACTTGCTAAATTGAGTCTTGTTGATTTAAAAGAAGTTAAAACAAAGTTTGACGAAATTAAGTCACAAAGAGAAGCTTTTATAAAAGCTGTAGATAGTCTTATTGCATCTTATAAAGCCAAGACAGATAATATTGATTCTGACAGTGAGAAATTAATAAAGCATGTTGAGAAAAAATATAAAGATCTAATTACAGTTAAAATTCCTGGAGTGAAATCAGTATATGATAAAATTGTAGGTGTGCTAGATACAATTAAGTAA
- a CDS encoding P12 family lipoprotein — MKRSILSVCMLALLCLLSCDMNALNDLLNEVREKVLDESKDNKDLNHEQGNQEQKEDVIDDFEKGVEIQQDMEIQPVNSGFEVSKQVDPYYVQEEVIKIEEKDLVPSTESEKEAQEEIEKAESVFQASEFAKLTEERMLGLKNDYEQIKTSFYDIFSELNNKIQNKIERYSRRNKRQINRIQIQKLIQSYNQLNEQRSNIDRLMIQVDSGLDELGSAKLFFNKAKVTLKEGITERLINKHRNYWRSRRGESDLVSRQARREAENALTQLESSSMKLIEAKVIKKEIEELISEAKTVLENFAR, encoded by the coding sequence ATGAAGAGAAGTATTTTGTCAGTATGTATGTTAGCATTATTATGTTTGTTATCATGTGATATGAATGCCCTTAATGATTTATTAAATGAAGTAAGGGAAAAGGTTTTAGATGAAAGCAAAGATAATAAAGATTTAAACCATGAACAAGGAAATCAGGAACAAAAAGAAGATGTTATAGATGATTTTGAGAAAGGAGTAGAAATACAACAGGATATGGAAATACAACCTGTTAATTCGGGATTTGAGGTGTCTAAGCAAGTAGATCCATATTATGTTCAAGAAGAAGTAATAAAAATAGAAGAAAAAGATTTAGTTCCAAGTACTGAATCCGAAAAAGAAGCACAAGAAGAAATTGAAAAGGCAGAAAGTGTGTTTCAAGCTTCTGAATTTGCTAAATTAACAGAGGAACGGATGTTAGGTCTTAAGAACGACTATGAGCAGATAAAAACCAGTTTTTATGATATTTTCTCAGAACTTAATAATAAAATTCAAAATAAAATAGAGCGTTATTCTAGACGTAATAAGAGACAGATTAATAGGATACAGATACAGAAGCTAATTCAATCTTACAATCAATTAAATGAGCAAAGGTCTAATATTGATAGACTTATGATTCAAGTTGATAGTGGACTTGATGAGTTAGGATCAGCAAAATTATTCTTTAATAAGGCTAAGGTGACATTAAAAGAAGGTATTACTGAAAGATTGATAAATAAACATAGAAATTACTGGAGGTCAAGAAGAGGAGAGAGTGATTTAGTATCTAGACAGGCACGAAGAGAAGCAGAGAATGCGTTAACTCAATTAGAATCTTCTTCTATGAAGTTAATTGAGGCAAAGGTAATAAAGAAAGAAATAGAAGAACTTATTAGTGAGGCAAAAACTGTTCTAGAGAATTTTGCAAGATAA
- a CDS encoding Vsp/OspC family lipoprotein: MKRITLCALFLTLFLLSSCNTSGAATKDGQAAKSDGTLIDLVTITKNIKDSVAFAKSVKEIHTLVKSIDELAKAIGKKIKNDGTLEAVADKNGSLIAGVVSIAAAIEAKVGELKIADSLKGLNGKVKDVEDKTKAFTAKLKNQHAVLGAADGATTDENAKKAIDYVNKANGDNGAKELGEINTAIDALLNDAEAAVTSAINVLTTSTKSASPAQSN; the protein is encoded by the coding sequence ATGAAAAGAATTACTTTATGTGCGTTATTTTTGACTTTATTTTTACTTAGCTCTTGTAATACTTCAGGGGCTGCTACTAAAGATGGGCAGGCTGCTAAATCTGATGGTACTCTTATTGACCTAGTTACAATAACTAAGAACATAAAAGACTCGGTTGCTTTTGCTAAGAGTGTTAAAGAAATTCATACTTTAGTTAAATCCATTGATGAGCTTGCTAAAGCTATTGGGAAAAAAATTAAAAATGATGGCACTTTAGAAGCCGTAGCTGATAAAAATGGTTCTTTAATTGCTGGGGTAGTTAGTATTGCTGCAGCTATAGAAGCAAAAGTAGGAGAGTTAAAAATAGCGGATTCCCTTAAAGGTTTAAATGGAAAGGTTAAAGATGTTGAGGATAAGACCAAAGCATTTACAGCTAAGTTGAAAAATCAACATGCTGTTTTGGGAGCTGCTGATGGAGCTACTACTGATGAGAATGCGAAAAAAGCTATAGATTATGTAAATAAGGCTAATGGGGATAATGGTGCAAAAGAACTTGGTGAGATTAATACAGCGATTGATGCATTGTTAAATGATGCTGAAGCTGCAGTAACGTCTGCTATTAATGTGCTTACAACTTCTACTAAATCAGCATCACCTGCTCAATCTAACTAA